The Bactrocera dorsalis isolate Fly_Bdor chromosome 3, ASM2337382v1, whole genome shotgun sequence genomic interval aattgtttatttttcgtatttattacttgtgtttaaaaaaagattatttatcATTTTAGGATTGTTATGAAAGATTAATTTGGTTTCTAAATATTCGATAAGAAATAAATACTTGTTTAGGACAGAAAAGAATAATCTGCAGAAATTCCAAATTGACAGACCATAATCTCATATTTTCGGTCGTAGTTTTGCTTGCACGCGCATATTGTAGTGTGTCCCGCTGACTACATACATTAATATTGAAGTGTGTTAAGGCAATGATGTCATGCTCAAGTAAAAATAGGCAAAGATCtttgtagatatatgtacatagatacatatgtatgtatataatatccATATGCACAATTCAAAGGCAGACAATAGCTGTTTGAcatattaaatacttttataatgAACGTTTGATACAATTGTATAGAGGTGTACGCTTTGGCCATAATACATCGGATATTATTGATGTACTACATAATAATACATAATgatgtacataattataataatgtGATTAGAATTCCCATCATATCCAAATTATAGCTTGAAGGCTCATTCATCTTTCTCCACATATTTGCAAGTTGTCACCTAAATACCATAAAATACCAGAATGGAGTAGTATATTATTCCATACTATTAATGTACATGTTGAGAGCGGTGACGAGTATGCTCCACAAGTCAGCGGGTAGCTTGTGTGACACTAATTATTTCCGCCCTTCTGGCTGATGTGGTGATACGCTGAAGATCAGACTGCAATTGGAATATGCAGCTTTTACCTGTTATTGCCTTGATAGGAGGTCTTTGGCGACACAGTTTATAGCAGACAAGTCgtacaattttttctaataacgcAATTAACAGATTTCAGACTTCTTTGGAGAAATAGAGTCATACGAATTTGGCGGAAGCAGcgttattttgtaatattttatacaagATGCTCAAAAATTAATGCTTCCGCCACCTGGATCCTTAATAGTGGTAGACCAGAGCACTGCTGTCTCTCGTTTAAGATAAAAGAATAAACTTCTTCCTAATTTGATAATCTGGGTCAGTAAAATGAGTATCAGTGTGGACTTAACTCTATTGTACAtgctttacataatttttaacttaataagtgttttacatttattttaaccGGAACGAATCCGAATTTTATGCACCCAGGGCTGTCAACTTGGCAGCAGGTCCAAATATGCATGTTACGAATGCTTGTTACGAGTACAATAGTATTTAGCGAATTTATTCACTACAGATTTAAAGCTAATATATTTcacataatttcgaacatacatatgtatgtatatacaatcaATAATTTAGATTATGTCCATCGCCTTCACATTCAACACGCATCAGTTATGAgtagaaaaacaaattattcagTAAAGAAATAATAAGTTGTACATATCTATAGGCTTATCAGAATCTTTTTATAAActcactaaaaaattaattgatacCAATAATGCTTGTACTCTTAttggaaattttgttaaaggacacaaaaaacaagaCAAGCATTTGAAAAGTGCACTAGCAGTAGTGTGGGTGGTAATTTTAAGCGTACTGCGATAAAATCAATGAAATACATAACTTGTTGAAATTTATATGCACTTCAGACAAACCCGAAAATCactattttatttgcatattgttTAAACTTCTTTTAAGTtctcatatatattttaatcaaaGGTAATATTAACTATAGgcttgttatttttaaattgcttaaaattatGTACTTACTTGAGCCCCTTTGTAGTATAAAAATTGCAGTCGTtgcaataatttaatattaattttcaattgcgACACAAATACGagtttttgcaatatttaacaCCCTCCGGAATTATCTACGCATTTACCAGGACATTAACTATCTTAATGAAAACACTTTTTCACATCTCACTTTTTTACCCCaacatttctttatttcatgatattttttattagatttgtaaaatattttgtaactaaaatttttcaattcgaacgacttaaaacaattttatcaaATGTTAATATTCCGATTATAAATACACCAAAATCCGTCAATATTGCACCAAACACCCAAAACTTCATATACGAATGGAAGTAAAcaggaaaataaacaaaataaatttaacaagtCGATTTTTTGCCgagaacaatgttgccatgtatttatttttccaattcgCAATTACGCATTTGTTTGGACGTGCGTTTGGCAGATAGCGGTTTGaacgaaaataaattaagtaaattttgttaCTTCGACATATTCGtgtctaaatatttaaattttgggtGAGTTTATGCCCTATAATTATATTCTCATATTGAAATCGGCGTTCATTTTGAGTTTacccaattttattttaaggttTTAAAAGGTTAAAATTTTACAGAGTACTCCATATAAATTAAAACTGAATAGAGtataattaaacaaaactatttacagGTAATTTTTTGAATGGGTGTAATAAGTCAATCAAAACTACTTTGTCCAAGACTAGATAAAAATAAACATCAAACGAAGTAGTCCATGACAAGAGCACTTCGAAATTATAACCTAaactatacatttattttaaatccaTCTAGACTGAAACAGACTGAGTAAGGAAGATAGAATGCCTCCACTcctacacatgtacatatatcatttcATCCATGAAATTTGAGTGGAACCATAGTTATCCAAATGTCTTTCAGTGTGTCTGAATATCACCGCTGTCTCTTTTCAGTTTTGGATAAAGAATGAAATTCCGAATCTATCGTTTTGATAGAAGAGCAATTGGTCTACTCTACTTCACAACACAGGTTCTCCGGGTAGTCTGGACGATTCTTTCTGACTAAGGATTATAATCCTCACATGAAATTTTGTAAGATTTAAGCAGACGCttccacaacaaaaaaaaaaataaaaatggataactcaTGTTTCATAACTAAAACGCATCAATTATCAAAAACTTCAAAGtagacaaatattattaaattcatattcatatttacatattattgctaaagcaaatatgtatgtacatatttgacgtaatttataaaattctaaTATCTAATTATTATAGTGTTTATGGTTTGAAGAGTTGTTGTAAGATCAAATGGTTGATTTCATAACGTTTCTGGTAATTACTGTTCTGCTTTAGCCAACTAGATTTGAGCGTCTTCCACTTAATCAAATGGTTATCCAGCAGCTCGTCCTTGTTTAAATTCTTGCTTCCAAATACTACATCATCGATTTCTTTGGTACATGAGACATCACGATTCATTACGGGTATTTTTGGCAGATCAGTTCGTTTCGGCGCTGGCATTGACTTCACGTTACGAATCTCACCTCTTTGTAACTGTTCAAGTAACTCAGCGGCATTACTTTTCCTTTCAACTGGTGATGGTGAACGCCTATCGCGATAACTGCGTATATTTGGATTACGTGGTTGATTTGCCATCCAAGCCCGACATATGGGATATAATGCGGTTTGTTCCGTATACTTTGAAAGATCAAGACTACGATCAAACAATTTCATAACAAAACTCTCCGCTTGAATTTTTTGTGTTGGTTGTACCGATGACGACTGTTCGTTCTCCATTCCAATTGACTCTGAATCTCGCTCTTCACGCTTTCTTCGCTTTGTTGGTGTTATGTATTTTCCTGGTGACAAGCTGCTATGCCGCGAGCTACGTGGTGACTGGATTTCCCTTTGCATTGTATTAGCTAAATGTTTTGGTGGGCGGCCACGATGTGGTAAATCTTCTTCACTAGCGTTCCCATCATCATCGGAACCGGCCAATGTGTCGTTTAGTACATTTCTAAAACGTCCCCGCGCTTGATGAATATCATTTTGTCCTTTTCTACGTTGTGGCGGAGTTTTCATTTTATTCCAACttccaaaattaatttatatgctTATAAATTCGTGAGTGTTTCAaagaaacttttaaatttctttgacaATGAACGAAATCctagtatatttttaatttgacagaTATGCACCAGAGTTGCCTGCTgccttgtaaaaaaaaattgaaaactgcaATACGTAACTTAACCGTAACGCAAATTTGAcactttaaaaaacttaattttaactttaaaatctgtaattgaaattataaaacaacCGACATCTTTGCGCAATTAACCATTCCATCTACCCTTCCATTTAAATAGATCCAATATTGATTCCAGAATTTAGAAACAATAATGTTTTAGGTAGTAGTTTTGGTAATTAGTTAGTtatcaaatagtttttaattcaaattacttttattaattatatttatagaaaaataaaacatatattaaatacCACATAAATATTCATGCCATTAAGCTATTTCATTTTCAGGATTTCTATTATTCCAATCTAGTTTAACACATGCACGTCTGCGCCGGAAAGCGAAAGGAAGTGTCGAATCGATCTTTGCAAAGTGTatttaaaaatctatatttttaattacatatatatgtatatatatatttacaaggtTTTCATTTTTGTCtatagtttttattgaaatattagcTTTAGTGATTTTCTGGCAGCATTCTTTGCGCTTAGcctaatatttaatttagttacaatttttttttacttttaactcTAACACAGTTAGAAGAGAATAAAACAATctttttgttttactaattaATGCTTTTCCGAATAACACTTTGGTAAGTTGTGTGGAGAAGAAATGAAGTGGAGATAAAGTAGACTTTCAATTGAGAGTTTGACAATGAATGAACAATAAgtcaatatattaaataaaaaatacacacacacttatgtatTATTATACTCTAAACATACAAACGACTTAttttcgcatatatgtatgtatatatagatagtaagctttattttataaatataccatATTTACCTTTTAAAATAACAACTTAAATTATTTCGCGCGGAGCGCTTAGCAAATGGACCGAATTTGAAACTTGATGCGTTATCTCACCAAGCGTCTCTTTATGTACACCTCCGAATAATATCAATTCACCGTGTCCCGCAACCATAGTAGAAAGTATCAACCTTTCTGGTGCTCCAGGTATAACACCATAATTCTTATACTCCACCCATTGCAAATGGGGATCATCCTTATCCATTGCCGCCGAGAGATCACAAACGAATAACGACAGAACGTTTCGTTTAATACGTTTAGGCGATGGCTCCTTGATAGCTTTAGGTTCACCCACCATTGCACTACGTCTTGAATTTCTTAAAGCATTCATCTTTTCCTCCATTCGACGTATGCGCTCATTATGATCTTTTGAAACACTACGAGGCCGGTTTTGCACATTAAACGCTGCCATTCGAAACGGATCCTGTAGGTAAAAAAGTTGTTATTTTAATACCGTCATTGAATTCAAAGAAAGCGTTAAAAatgcacatttttttaatactattgctaaaaatatttggctttatgtttttcaattattaatatgtacatacatgggTGTGCATATTCGTACTCACTTCATACAATTCGTCGAAACGTTTGGGCAATAATGGTTCGTTGTCCCTACAACGTAATGCTAAATTTCGCTGCAAACGGTGCGCTGCTTCAATGTCGTTCGAGTTGTTACCACCTGGCATAACCTCATTACCGTTTCTTGGCGAGGCGGTACCATTTGTACGAGAACCGGATGAACTTGATGCTGATGGCGATGGCGACGGTGACGGTGAGGGTACAGAAGCAGAATTTGAACAAGATGGACGGTTTTGGTTACACTCCTCTACAGCCCTTGCATAGGCTGGTGAATTTGCATGCAAATTACCAAGACGACCACGTCGTGGTTGAAGGTTGCTATGGCtatcatttatattattattatatatgttattaacttgttgttgttgattttgttgtAGGATTGCACGTCGATTGGCGAAATATTGTTCGTCCGGTCCGCCTAAACGTGCATTGTCAAGTCTCtgctgctgtggttgttgtcTTTGTATGGGAGGATTTGGCGGTACTGCTGCCATTTGTATGCCGCCACCCAATAGTCTTTGCCTATCAAAGATATTGTTTTGATTGTGTTGTTGTACTACACCATAACGAGGTGCTGGCATTTCTACAGCTGCACCGCCTACGCCACCATCTCCTTGTGCTCCACCACCTGGGCGTCTGTATGCGCCAACAGGCACACGCATCTGCTTCATCATTTGGAAATCTTGTGGCATATTTGGTGTAGGGCCAAGCACTACCAATTTAGAGCCAATTTTACAGGCAGGATTACACCACATGTGCGTTGCTCCGTATTTTTTGTTGCGTATCGGTATGGCACGCCATAACCATAATTCTTGTGACATGTCCAAGAGCCAAGCATCTGAGTATACACTGTTGGGACCACCACAACCACCAACAATCAACAGGTGATACTCATCCAATACCAATTGAAACTGCCCATAGCGTGGTGGGGGTTTTGTATTACCCATAAATCGAGGTTGCCACCATTTCAACTCGTTAAGATTCAAGCACCATGTTTCATTTGAGTTACTATTCACACCATCAGCAATTTGATAACCACCAAATATAACCATACGATCACCATGCACACTAGCAGAATGTCCTGCCATAGGAGGGGGGCTCGACAAAGTAATGCGTAATGTCCAGCGATTAGTGTTTATGTcatagaaatgaagttcatcgAAGAGACACCAAGGTTGATATGGTGGATGCAAAGATGGGTATCGCCAACCGCCAAATAACACCAGTTGCTCTCCCCAGCAGACAATAGATGCGCTGCCTTTAGGTGATGGATAGGAACCCATTGACAATGGACGTTCCCAACTCATTTCGGACAAGTCGAAGCGCCACAAGTCATTGAATGTGGTATCAGAGGAGGATCCCCCTCCAAAAACATACATCGAATTT includes:
- the LOC105224688 gene encoding protein lin-37 homolog gives rise to the protein MKTPPQRRKGQNDIHQARGRFRNVLNDTLAGSDDDGNASEEDLPHRGRPPKHLANTMQREIQSPRSSRHSSLSPGKYITPTKRRKREERDSESIGMENEQSSSVQPTQKIQAESFVMKLFDRSLDLSKYTEQTALYPICRAWMANQPRNPNIRSYRDRRSPSPVERKSNAAELLEQLQRGEIRNVKSMPAPKRTDLPKIPVMNRDVSCTKEIDDVVFGSKNLNKDELLDNHLIKWKTLKSSWLKQNSNYQKRYEINHLILQQLFKP
- the LOC105224689 gene encoding uncharacterized protein LOC105224689, with protein sequence MEGVGNEVAASNETLMAATKSDVVKDVYLVTKDTFIVEHKEKRDNDSMPELNGTRDELRTVQLDALPDEILEFILTYLPPYKDLESCRLVCKRWNSVVKNLIRRSKLNLHKGLIDYRLRWEIFSQQTAANVAECKNTTKNLAIPPSPPPVIAGRFSHSAVRHGNSMYVFGGGSSSDTTFNDLWRFDLSEMSWERPLSMGSYPSPKGSASIVCWGEQLVLFGGWRYPSLHPPYQPWCLFDELHFYDINTNRWTLRITLSSPPPMAGHSASVHGDRMVIFGGYQIADGVNSNSNETWCLNLNELKWWQPRFMGNTKPPPRYGQFQLVLDEYHLLIVGGCGGPNSVYSDAWLLDMSQELWLWRAIPIRNKKYGATHMWCNPACKIGSKLVVLGPTPNMPQDFQMMKQMRVPVGAYRRPGGGAQGDGGVGGAAVEMPAPRYGVVQQHNQNNIFDRQRLLGGGIQMAAVPPNPPIQRQQPQQQRLDNARLGGPDEQYFANRRAILQQNQQQQVNNIYNNNINDSHSNLQPRRGRLGNLHANSPAYARAVEECNQNRPSCSNSASVPSPSPSPSPSASSSSGSRTNGTASPRNGNEVMPGGNNSNDIEAAHRLQRNLALRCRDNEPLLPKRFDELYEDPFRMAAFNVQNRPRSVSKDHNERIRRMEEKMNALRNSRRSAMVGEPKAIKEPSPKRIKRNVLSLFVCDLSAAMDKDDPHLQWVEYKNYGVIPGAPERLILSTMVAGHGELILFGGVHKETLGEITHQVSNSVHLLSAPREII